Proteins from a single region of Undibacterium sp. KW1:
- a CDS encoding nucleoside triphosphate pyrophosphatase: protein MLKENKIYLASKSPRRRELLHQAGIEFDLLLLRDAPPRGPDVTEIVLPGEAPEAYVSRVTQEKADKAWEIMHLRKMLPRPVLAADTTVVLGKQILGKPADKQEAIQMLSMLAGQTHQVLTSIAVHSALGRAAVTQRSEVSFANLDEQQILAYCNSNEPYDKAGGYGIQGAAARFISHIKGSYSGIMGLPLFETCQLLRQAGIFIP, encoded by the coding sequence ATGCTAAAAGAAAATAAAATCTACCTGGCATCCAAAAGCCCAAGACGCCGCGAACTGCTGCACCAGGCAGGCATAGAGTTTGACCTCTTGCTGCTGCGTGATGCCCCACCACGCGGGCCAGATGTAACCGAGATCGTCTTGCCCGGCGAAGCACCAGAAGCCTATGTCAGCCGTGTCACCCAGGAAAAAGCAGACAAGGCATGGGAAATCATGCATCTGCGCAAAATGCTGCCACGCCCCGTGCTTGCCGCCGACACCACTGTGGTACTCGGCAAGCAAATACTGGGCAAGCCTGCCGACAAGCAAGAAGCCATACAAATGCTGAGCATGCTGGCAGGCCAGACCCATCAAGTACTGACCAGCATTGCCGTGCATTCAGCACTGGGCCGCGCAGCAGTCACACAACGTTCAGAAGTCAGTTTTGCCAACCTCGATGAACAGCAGATACTGGCCTACTGCAATAGTAATGAACCCTATGACAAAGCCGGTGGCTATGGCATACAGGGTGCGGCTGCCCGTTTTATTTCACACATCAAAGGCAGTTATTCTGGCATCATGGGATTACCCTTATTTGAAACCTGCCAGCTACTTCGTCAGGCAGGTATCTTTATTCCCTAA
- the fabI gene encoding enoyl-ACP reductase FabI → MTAASSSFSLQGKRGLIIGLANEHSIAYGCAAMVRQLGARTVLSCVNAKAHQFVAPLAAALESTLVVCDVEQEGSLEALVDAAVQELGELDFVIHSIAWAPLDDLHGRVIDSSSAGFLRAMNVSCHSFARLTRLCEPHLSKSASIMTMTYLGADEAVAHYGIMGPVKAALESTVRYLATELGPAGIRVHAISPGPVPTRAASGLQDFDGLMQKAVARSPLGRLVTLDEIGRLAAFLVSDASSGMTGQTLYVDGGYHIVN, encoded by the coding sequence ATGACTGCAGCAAGTTCTTCATTTTCATTACAGGGCAAGCGCGGCCTGATCATAGGTCTGGCCAATGAACACAGTATTGCCTATGGCTGCGCGGCCATGGTAAGGCAACTGGGTGCAAGGACAGTATTGTCCTGCGTGAATGCCAAGGCGCATCAGTTTGTTGCGCCGCTGGCAGCAGCGCTGGAATCCACGCTGGTCGTTTGTGACGTGGAACAGGAAGGTTCGCTGGAAGCACTGGTTGACGCGGCAGTGCAGGAACTGGGAGAACTGGATTTTGTCATCCACTCCATCGCCTGGGCACCTTTGGATGATTTGCATGGCCGCGTCATTGACAGTTCCAGTGCAGGTTTCTTGCGCGCCATGAATGTCTCCTGCCATTCATTTGCCCGTCTCACCAGACTATGCGAGCCGCATTTAAGCAAGAGCGCCAGCATCATGACCATGACCTATCTGGGGGCAGACGAAGCCGTTGCCCACTATGGCATCATGGGGCCGGTCAAGGCGGCACTGGAATCAACCGTGCGCTATCTGGCGACTGAACTTGGCCCGGCAGGAATACGGGTGCACGCGATATCCCCAGGCCCTGTGCCTACCCGTGCAGCATCCGGCCTGCAAGACTTTGATGGTCTGATGCAGAAAGCGGTTGCCCGCTCCCCTCTGGGCAGGCTGGTGACACTCGATGAGATAGGTCGGCTGGCTGCATTCCTGGTCAGTGATGCTTCGTCAGGCATGACGGGGCAGACGCTATATGTCGATGGCGGCTATCACATCGTAAATTAA
- a CDS encoding acetate/propionate family kinase, translating to MKQPVILSVNSGSSSIKFALYPFTEEGVTGSNLTGVIEGLQPGGKPVIQCRTSNGTQTLTLDQTDISTAGGDQFAAALQALHRVLMSHSADMQIAAVAHRIVHGGERFSSSIVIDDAALVYLHTLDTLAPLHQPHNLEGVVAFRRAYPGIPQIACFDTGFHADMPVCETTLALPQSLRATGIRRYGFHGLSYRYVASHLAQQSARAFDPAAGRVIMLHLGNGASACAMKNGKSIASSMGFSALDGLMMGTRCGALDPGVLLHLMQQGWDEKRIETILYKESGLLGVSGISADMRTLRASSDPRAGFAIDLFTYRVIRECGALSACLNGLDVLVFTGGIGEHDALLRQQVAEGLAYLGVQIDTAKNNAARGDGIAPIHTPNSSTEVWVVPTDEGRIAAMDAQQLLQAML from the coding sequence ATGAAGCAGCCCGTCATCCTATCGGTGAATTCAGGTTCATCCAGCATCAAGTTTGCCCTGTATCCTTTTACTGAAGAGGGCGTGACAGGCAGTAATCTGACAGGTGTCATTGAGGGTTTGCAACCTGGGGGCAAGCCCGTCATACAATGTCGTACAAGTAATGGAACACAGACCTTGACGCTGGATCAAACGGATATCAGCACCGCAGGTGGCGACCAGTTCGCGGCTGCGCTGCAAGCTCTGCATCGTGTGTTGATGAGCCATAGCGCAGACATGCAGATAGCCGCCGTTGCCCACCGCATCGTGCACGGCGGCGAGCGGTTTTCATCTTCCATCGTGATAGATGACGCAGCCCTGGTCTATCTGCATACCCTGGATACACTCGCACCACTGCATCAGCCGCATAACCTGGAAGGCGTAGTAGCTTTTCGCCGCGCCTATCCCGGCATACCACAGATAGCCTGCTTCGATACAGGCTTCCATGCCGACATGCCCGTATGCGAAACCACACTGGCCTTGCCACAATCCCTGCGTGCGACTGGTATACGCCGTTACGGTTTCCACGGCCTGTCTTATCGATATGTCGCCAGCCACCTGGCCCAGCAGTCCGCACGCGCATTTGATCCTGCTGCCGGGCGCGTGATCATGCTGCACCTCGGTAATGGTGCCAGCGCCTGTGCCATGAAAAATGGCAAAAGTATCGCCAGTTCCATGGGTTTCTCGGCACTCGACGGCTTGATGATGGGCACCCGCTGCGGCGCACTCGACCCCGGCGTCTTGCTACATTTGATGCAGCAGGGCTGGGATGAGAAAAGAATAGAAACCATACTGTACAAAGAATCCGGCCTGCTCGGTGTGTCAGGCATCTCCGCCGACATGCGTACCCTGCGCGCCAGCAGCGACCCGCGAGCTGGTTTTGCCATCGATTTATTTACCTATCGCGTGATACGCGAATGTGGTGCATTAAGCGCGTGCCTGAACGGTCTTGATGTATTGGTGTTTACCGGCGGCATAGGGGAACACGATGCGCTACTCAGGCAGCAGGTAGCAGAAGGTCTGGCTTATCTGGGCGTGCAGATAGACACGGCAAAGAACAATGCCGCCCGCGGTGATGGCATTGCGCCCATTCATACCCCCAACAGCAGCACTGAAGTGTGGGTAGTACCCACGGATGAAGGACGCATCGCAGCCATGGATGCGCAACAACTGCTGCAAGCCATGCTTTGA
- a CDS encoding ABC transporter permease, whose product MNSLFDRIWWSRLQAMTWKELLQLMRDPVLLVFVLYAFSADIYNAASGVSFQLNNAALVLFDLDRSAASRELAGRFMSPEFRWAGAITHASQGQQLLDDGKAMAVLDIPPGFSDKLARGDTASVQMQIDASNSVQGFLAAVDASQIVARYGLEQTAQRYGVGIGGIGGIGGAGGAVDAPLINNQTRVWFNPNQNDAWFMGISELLNVITLFSLLLPAAAMVREKERGTIEQLLVSPLSPLQIMIPKIVAMVAVILGGTALGLFGILVPVFAVPVAGSLLLYFALTTLYVSTLAGIGILIATMTRNMAQAGMMVILIIAPMMFLSGAWTPPEAMPTIMRLGMYVSPLYYYINASYGILMKGAGFSVLWPMFSGILLIAVLVSLTTIARFKKQFA is encoded by the coding sequence ATGAACAGTTTGTTCGATCGTATCTGGTGGAGCCGCTTGCAGGCCATGACCTGGAAAGAGTTGTTGCAACTCATGCGTGACCCTGTCTTGCTGGTGTTTGTGCTGTATGCATTTTCTGCAGATATTTACAATGCTGCTTCTGGTGTGTCATTCCAGTTAAATAATGCGGCATTAGTATTGTTTGATCTGGACCGCAGTGCGGCATCACGCGAACTGGCTGGACGCTTCATGTCGCCTGAGTTTCGCTGGGCAGGCGCCATCACGCATGCCAGCCAGGGCCAACAATTGCTGGATGATGGCAAAGCGATGGCGGTGCTGGATATACCGCCAGGTTTTTCGGATAAGTTGGCGCGTGGCGACACGGCATCCGTACAGATGCAGATTGATGCCTCCAATTCTGTGCAGGGCTTTCTGGCAGCCGTGGATGCAAGCCAAATTGTTGCCCGCTATGGCCTGGAGCAAACCGCGCAGCGTTATGGTGTCGGAATTGGCGGAATTGGTGGAATTGGCGGGGCAGGAGGGGCTGTGGATGCACCACTGATCAATAACCAGACCCGGGTCTGGTTTAACCCTAATCAGAATGATGCCTGGTTCATGGGCATTTCAGAATTATTGAATGTGATTACCCTATTTTCGCTGTTACTGCCCGCGGCTGCCATGGTCAGGGAAAAAGAACGTGGCACCATAGAGCAGTTGCTGGTATCACCGCTGTCACCATTGCAGATCATGATACCCAAGATAGTGGCGATGGTGGCGGTGATCCTGGGCGGCACCGCTCTTGGGCTATTCGGCATTCTGGTTCCGGTCTTTGCCGTGCCGGTAGCAGGAAGCTTGTTATTGTACTTTGCACTGACTACCTTATATGTCAGCACCCTGGCCGGCATAGGCATATTGATCGCCACCATGACGCGTAATATGGCGCAGGCAGGCATGATGGTGATACTTATTATCGCCCCCATGATGTTTTTGTCGGGCGCATGGACTCCCCCTGAAGCCATGCCCACCATCATGCGACTGGGCATGTATGTATCACCGCTGTATTACTACATCAATGCCAGTTACGGTATTTTGATGAAGGGGGCTGGTTTCAGTGTATTGTGGCCCATGTTTTCAGGCATATTGCTGATAGCCGTACTGGTGAGCCTGACGACGATAGCGCGTTTCAAAAAACAGTTTGCCTGA
- a CDS encoding ABC transporter permease has protein sequence MNLRRISVVAYKEWREIVRDRLFFVLAFVVPSLLMLLFGYGLSLDVENIPLAIVDYDQSVSSRDYAHHFSDSRYFSFQGYAQRESDVEKLLVDNSLRAVIIIPPDFGTRLKSGQATTVQTWIDGTFPFRALTAKGYVTAINAAMNLDNLSAHFSALTGIGQETLRNSMQSVKLETRYLYNQEVKSIWSIAPKLIMVILMLSPPFLTALGVVREKESGAIYNVYSSTLSRGEYLIGKLLPYVGISIVNACALTAFALLLFGAPFKGDPLFFLLSTILYVICTTGIGLLVSVMVNTQVAAMVGTAIVTVVPAVLYSGMIIPIPSLSAIASVIAHALPGMYYAEIAMGSFLKGVGISALWQDMLILALYAIALFTAGFLGFSKRPKN, from the coding sequence ATGAATCTGCGGCGTATCAGTGTAGTGGCGTATAAGGAATGGCGCGAGATCGTGCGCGACCGCCTGTTTTTTGTCCTGGCTTTTGTCGTACCATCCTTATTGATGCTGCTGTTTGGCTACGGTCTGTCACTGGATGTGGAAAACATTCCCCTGGCGATTGTGGATTATGACCAGTCTGTCAGTTCGCGTGACTATGCGCATCACTTCAGTGACTCGCGTTATTTTTCTTTCCAGGGCTATGCGCAGCGGGAGTCGGACGTAGAAAAGCTCCTGGTCGATAACAGCTTGCGGGCTGTCATCATTATCCCGCCCGATTTTGGTACACGCTTGAAATCAGGCCAGGCAACGACGGTGCAAACCTGGATAGACGGTACTTTCCCTTTCCGTGCACTGACGGCAAAAGGCTATGTGACCGCCATCAATGCCGCCATGAATCTTGATAATTTGTCGGCCCATTTCTCTGCGCTGACAGGCATAGGACAAGAAACTTTGCGTAACAGCATGCAATCGGTCAAGCTGGAGACAAGGTATCTGTATAACCAGGAGGTCAAGAGCATCTGGTCGATAGCGCCCAAACTCATCATGGTTATCCTCATGCTGTCACCACCATTTCTGACTGCTTTGGGCGTAGTCAGGGAGAAGGAGTCCGGTGCCATCTATAACGTCTATTCATCCACCTTGTCACGGGGTGAATACCTGATTGGCAAGTTGTTGCCCTATGTTGGGATTTCCATCGTCAATGCCTGCGCACTGACTGCGTTTGCCCTGCTGCTGTTTGGTGCGCCATTCAAGGGTGATCCGCTATTCTTTTTGCTATCCACCATACTGTATGTAATTTGTACTACCGGCATAGGTTTGCTGGTGTCGGTGATGGTGAATACCCAGGTGGCAGCCATGGTGGGCACGGCCATAGTGACTGTAGTACCCGCTGTACTTTACTCAGGCATGATTATTCCTATCCCTTCGCTGTCTGCCATTGCTTCAGTCATTGCCCATGCCTTGCCCGGCATGTATTACGCAGAGATTGCCATGGGTAGCTTTCTCAAGGGGGTAGGCATTTCGGCGTTGTGGCAAGACATGCTGATCCTGGCTTTGTATGCCATAGCCTTGTTTACAGCAGGATTTCTTGGTTTTTCCAAGCGGCCAAAAAATTGA
- a CDS encoding ATP-binding cassette domain-containing protein, which produces MDDLSFRVPQGEIFGLLGANGAGKSTVIKMLTGILSPSSGKGRVAGADMRDAGRQIRERIGYMSQAFSLYLDLSVLENIRLYAGIYGLTRQQTAARMDWILDMAGLRPFGSALAASLPMGLRQRLALGCALIHRPQVLFLDEPTSGVDPLGRRAFWEVLFRLAREENVTILVTTHYMSEAEHCDHIALMYAGRIVADASPDQLKADVEAQAGKLYELKTAGDANQAQATLEILHKNGFSSAALFGSRIHVMLPEPEQDLPNLHALLQTPDIQFQQKRLSMEDVFVHIVTRLEAEDAKARGEQA; this is translated from the coding sequence GTGGATGATCTGAGCTTTCGCGTACCGCAAGGCGAGATTTTCGGTTTGCTGGGCGCGAATGGTGCAGGTAAAAGCACAGTCATCAAGATGCTGACTGGCATACTCAGCCCCAGCAGCGGCAAGGGCAGGGTAGCGGGGGCTGACATGCGGGATGCTGGCCGGCAGATACGTGAACGCATAGGCTATATGTCGCAGGCGTTTTCCCTCTACCTTGACCTTTCTGTGCTGGAAAACATACGCCTGTATGCAGGTATCTATGGCCTGACCAGGCAGCAAACCGCAGCCCGCATGGACTGGATACTGGATATGGCTGGCTTGCGTCCTTTCGGCAGTGCACTGGCAGCCAGCCTGCCCATGGGCTTGCGCCAGCGTCTGGCTTTGGGTTGTGCACTGATACACAGGCCGCAAGTGCTGTTCCTTGACGAGCCTACTTCTGGAGTTGATCCCCTGGGACGCCGCGCCTTTTGGGAAGTCCTGTTCAGACTTGCACGCGAAGAAAACGTCACCATCCTGGTCACGACCCACTATATGTCAGAGGCAGAGCACTGCGACCATATCGCCCTCATGTATGCCGGACGCATAGTCGCAGATGCGTCGCCAGATCAATTGAAAGCTGACGTGGAAGCGCAGGCTGGCAAATTGTATGAATTGAAGACAGCGGGGGATGCCAATCAGGCGCAAGCCACACTGGAAATTTTGCACAAGAATGGTTTTTCCAGTGCTGCTTTGTTCGGTTCGCGTATCCACGTGATGTTGCCGGAACCTGAACAGGATCTGCCGAATCTCCATGCACTTCTGCAGACACCTGACATCCAGTTCCAGCAAAAGCGTTTGAGCATGGAAGACGTCTTTGTCCACATCGTCACCAGGCTTGAAGCAGAAGACGCCAAAGCCAGGGGAGAGCAGGCATGA
- a CDS encoding bifunctional enoyl-CoA hydratase/phosphate acetyltransferase, with amino-acid sequence MNTISTATNEQDLISNVVYEDLQIGQTASQIRTLTNTDIQAFATVSGDVNPAHLDAEYAEHTLFHGVIAHGMWGGALISTILGTRLPGPGTIYLEQNLHFVKPVRIGDTLTVSATVVAKDDAKKRVTLDCEIRNQKGDKVVYGNALVIAPTEKVSRPRAHLPTMAMFNLGERQQHLVDSVKDLAAIPCAVVHPCDVDSLQGAVDAAKHGLIIPVLIAPLAKLVAVAAAANIDIGSYEQIDVPHSHAAAEKAVELAASGKVEALMKGSLHTDELMHAVVECAALRTKRRLSHVYHLDVPMYHKLLLLTDAALNIYPSLPEKADILQNAINLAHALNIAEPKVALLSAVETVTPKINSTIDAAALCKMAERKQITGAIVDGPLAFDNAISARAAQIKGIVSAVSGEVDILMVPDLESGNMLGKQFEYLAGAATCGVVLGAKVPIALTSRADGPSSRVASAALVKLLAHEYRKNAP; translated from the coding sequence ATGAATACCATCAGCACAGCAACGAATGAACAAGACTTGATCTCCAACGTCGTTTATGAAGACTTGCAGATAGGGCAGACCGCGAGCCAGATACGTACGCTGACGAACACCGATATCCAGGCCTTTGCCACTGTCTCGGGTGACGTCAACCCCGCTCACCTGGATGCTGAATATGCAGAGCACACGCTATTCCATGGCGTGATCGCCCATGGCATGTGGGGTGGGGCGCTCATCTCCACCATACTGGGTACGCGTTTGCCAGGGCCAGGCACGATCTATCTCGAACAAAACCTGCATTTCGTTAAACCCGTGCGCATAGGTGACACCCTGACTGTGTCAGCGACAGTGGTTGCCAAGGATGATGCAAAAAAGCGCGTGACTCTCGATTGCGAAATCAGAAACCAAAAAGGTGACAAGGTCGTATATGGCAATGCTCTGGTCATTGCTCCCACAGAAAAAGTCAGCCGCCCACGCGCCCACCTGCCCACCATGGCCATGTTCAACCTGGGCGAGCGCCAGCAGCACCTGGTTGATAGTGTCAAAGACCTGGCGGCCATCCCTTGCGCGGTCGTCCATCCCTGCGATGTTGATTCCCTGCAAGGCGCGGTCGATGCTGCAAAACATGGTCTGATCATACCCGTCCTGATTGCCCCGTTGGCGAAACTGGTCGCTGTCGCTGCTGCTGCCAATATTGATATAGGCAGCTATGAGCAAATCGATGTGCCACACAGCCATGCCGCTGCTGAAAAAGCCGTAGAACTGGCCGCCAGCGGCAAGGTAGAAGCTCTGATGAAAGGCAGCCTGCATACCGATGAACTCATGCATGCCGTCGTTGAATGTGCTGCCCTGCGTACCAAACGGCGTCTATCGCATGTCTATCACCTGGATGTACCCATGTATCACAAGCTCTTGCTATTGACGGATGCAGCCCTGAATATTTATCCGAGCTTACCGGAAAAAGCTGACATACTGCAAAACGCCATCAACCTGGCTCATGCCTTGAACATCGCTGAACCCAAGGTTGCGCTCTTGTCGGCAGTCGAAACGGTCACCCCAAAAATCAATTCCACCATTGATGCCGCTGCCTTGTGCAAGATGGCAGAGCGCAAGCAAATCACCGGCGCTATCGTTGATGGCCCGCTGGCTTTTGATAATGCCATTTCTGCCCGGGCCGCACAAATCAAGGGCATAGTCTCAGCCGTTTCTGGCGAAGTAGATATCCTCATGGTGCCTGACCTGGAATCCGGCAATATGCTCGGCAAGCAATTTGAATATCTGGCAGGTGCAGCCACCTGTGGCGTTGTCCTCGGTGCCAAAGTACCCATTGCCCTGACCAGCCGTGCCGATGGCCCATCTTCCCGGGTTGCTTCGGCGGCACTCGTCAAATTACTGGCGCATGAATACCGGAAGAATGCACCATGA
- a CDS encoding HlyD family secretion protein produces MENKSKLLGPALLGVAAVLIAGGYFYYLAQSRKMPEGLIVANGRIEGDRIVAAAKYPGRISKVFAREGDSVKAGAVIAQLEDDSVQAKVEQARQASNATEAQVRAAQGALDVAQKEVPLGINLADATVSQAQAAYAKAMAVEQQARLDAQRHKDLFERGVIEKHRYEQADLAWQVAQSDVKAAQEAVNRARQGLSQAQLGNDKVKARQQDIAALKAQHDRADAAVTEASSVLADLLIKSPGSGVVLTRLREPGEVVMPGGSILEMVDLDHLYLKVYVAESKIGQLRLGLPARIYVDSQGEQFYEAKVSYIATRAEFTPKEVQTTDERVKLVYAVKLSIDKNPDHRLTPGIPADAVIRWKEDQAWQKPRWK; encoded by the coding sequence ATGGAAAATAAATCCAAATTGCTGGGCCCGGCCTTACTCGGTGTTGCTGCCGTGCTCATCGCTGGTGGCTATTTTTACTATCTGGCACAGTCACGCAAGATGCCAGAAGGTCTGATCGTCGCCAATGGCCGTATTGAGGGCGACCGCATCGTCGCCGCTGCCAAATACCCTGGCCGCATCAGCAAGGTGTTTGCCAGGGAGGGCGATAGTGTCAAGGCAGGGGCCGTTATTGCGCAACTCGAAGATGACAGTGTCCAGGCCAAGGTCGAGCAGGCTAGACAGGCTTCCAATGCAACCGAGGCACAAGTCCGCGCCGCACAGGGTGCCCTCGACGTAGCTCAAAAAGAAGTACCCTTGGGTATCAACCTCGCAGATGCAACAGTCAGCCAGGCCCAGGCTGCTTACGCCAAAGCCATGGCAGTCGAACAGCAAGCAAGGCTTGATGCACAACGTCACAAGGACTTGTTTGAGCGTGGCGTGATCGAAAAGCACAGATACGAGCAGGCTGACCTTGCATGGCAGGTAGCACAGTCAGATGTCAAGGCTGCGCAAGAGGCGGTTAATCGTGCCAGGCAAGGGCTCTCGCAGGCGCAACTGGGTAACGACAAGGTCAAGGCAAGGCAGCAGGATATCGCAGCTTTAAAAGCCCAGCACGACAGGGCAGATGCTGCAGTGACAGAAGCCAGTTCCGTACTCGCCGATCTGCTCATCAAATCACCAGGTTCTGGTGTGGTGCTGACACGTCTGCGTGAGCCAGGTGAAGTTGTCATGCCTGGCGGGTCCATCCTGGAGATGGTCGATCTTGATCATTTGTACCTGAAGGTCTATGTGGCCGAATCCAAAATTGGGCAATTACGCCTGGGTTTGCCTGCACGTATTTACGTGGATTCGCAGGGCGAGCAGTTCTATGAAGCGAAGGTCAGCTATATCGCCACGAGAGCAGAATTTACACCCAAGGAGGTGCAGACCACCGATGAGAGAGTCAAACTGGTGTATGCAGTCAAGCTCAGTATAGACAAGAATCCCGACCACAGGCTGACCCCAGGCATACCGGCAGACGCCGTCATACGTTGGAAAGAAGATCAGGCCTGGCAAAAGCCACGCTGGAAATAA
- the rng gene encoding ribonuclease G — protein MSENLLINITPQETRVALMFQGAVQELHIERTLSRGLVGNIYLGKVVRVLPGMQSAFIDIGLERAAFLHVADIWDARPQDANGNTNAPLTPIEKLLFDGQSVTVQVVKDPIGTKGARLSTQISIAGRMLVYLPQDSHIGISQKIENEAEREALRTKVQNLQQVDEKGGFIVRTMAEDASDEDLKADVDYLRRTWSTILQLAKTHPPTTLLYQDLNLAQRVLRDFVNEETDSIQVDSRENYIMLQEFATHYMPSVLGKLQHYIGERPLFDLHGVEEEIERALGRRVDLKSGGYLIVDQTEAMTTIDVNTGSFVAGRNFDDTIFKTNLEAAHAIARQLRLRNLGGIIILDIIDMENEEHKTAVLAELNKALSRDRTKLSVSGFSALGLVEVTRKRTRESLAHVLCEPCPACSGKGQVKTARTICYEILRELLREAKQFNPREFRIMASQVVVDMFLEEESQHLAMLGDFIGKPISLQVENVFHQEQYDIILM, from the coding sequence ATGAGCGAAAACCTCCTCATCAATATCACCCCTCAAGAAACCCGTGTTGCCCTGATGTTCCAGGGTGCGGTACAAGAACTCCATATAGAACGTACATTGTCACGCGGTCTGGTCGGCAATATCTACCTGGGTAAAGTCGTGCGCGTCTTGCCTGGCATGCAGTCTGCTTTTATCGACATAGGCTTGGAACGCGCCGCCTTCCTCCATGTTGCCGACATCTGGGATGCCCGCCCTCAGGATGCCAATGGCAATACCAATGCGCCACTGACACCGATAGAAAAACTGCTGTTCGATGGCCAGTCAGTGACTGTGCAAGTCGTCAAAGACCCGATAGGCACCAAGGGCGCACGCCTCTCGACACAGATTTCCATCGCAGGCCGCATGCTGGTCTATCTGCCGCAAGACTCACATATCGGCATCTCGCAAAAAATAGAAAACGAAGCGGAACGCGAGGCTCTGCGCACCAAGGTACAAAACCTGCAGCAAGTAGATGAAAAAGGTGGTTTCATCGTCCGCACCATGGCAGAAGATGCCTCCGATGAAGACCTCAAAGCCGACGTTGATTACCTGCGCCGCACCTGGTCCACCATACTGCAACTCGCCAAGACCCATCCACCGACTACTCTGTTGTACCAGGATCTGAACCTGGCACAACGCGTACTGCGCGACTTCGTCAATGAAGAAACCGACAGCATACAAGTCGATTCGCGTGAAAATTACATCATGCTGCAAGAGTTTGCGACGCACTACATGCCATCCGTACTAGGCAAGCTGCAACACTACATAGGTGAGCGCCCGCTGTTTGATTTGCATGGCGTAGAAGAAGAAATCGAAAGAGCTTTGGGCCGCCGCGTCGATCTGAAATCTGGCGGTTACCTCATCGTCGACCAAACCGAGGCCATGACTACCATCGACGTCAACACCGGCAGCTTCGTCGCTGGCCGCAATTTCGATGACACCATCTTCAAGACCAACCTCGAAGCCGCCCACGCCATCGCCCGCCAACTAAGATTACGTAACCTCGGCGGCATCATCATTCTCGACATCATCGACATGGAGAATGAAGAACACAAGACCGCCGTGCTGGCCGAACTCAACAAAGCATTATCACGCGACCGCACCAAACTCTCCGTATCCGGCTTCTCTGCCCTCGGCCTGGTAGAAGTCACCCGCAAACGCACCCGTGAATCACTGGCCCACGTACTATGCGAGCCCTGCCCCGCCTGCAGCGGCAAAGGCCAGGTCAAAACCGCCCGCACCATCTGCTACGAAATCCTGCGCGAACTGCTGCGCGAAGCCAAGCAATTCAACCCCAGAGAATTCCGCATCATGGCTTCCCAAGTCGTGGTAGACATGTTTCTCGAAGAAGAATCCCAGCACCTGGCCATGCTCGGTGACTTCATCGGCAAACCTATCTCGCTGCAAGTGGAGAATGTGTTTCATCAGGAGCAGTACGATATTATTTTGATGTGA